A genomic window from Pseudomonadota bacterium includes:
- a CDS encoding thiolase family protein, producing the protein MELEDVVLVSACRTAIGEFLGSLKNVQARELAITAGEEAIKRSGVPADQIDEICMGQILTALQGSLPARQVAMRLGLPGRSGAVTVNQNCASGMRALEIAAHNIMLGKTEIALIVAVESMTNAPYIMTKGRQGYKMGPGRIEDHMYHDALVDELVPGHVGITAENIGERYKIARKECDELAVMSHERAVTAIDEGRFKREIVPVKIKSKKGSTFFDTDEHVDRNATIEGMSKLRPAFKENGVVTIGNVSGICDGAAATVIMSKKKAKELGIKPLMKLVNVCTKGVAPEIMGLGPAVAIPRCLGQAGMKFEDIDYWELNEAFAVQILGVKRMLEKDYSIKFDIEKHNHNGSGISLGHPVGCTGLRLIVTLYYEMERLGLTTGGASLCVGGGPAMASLWTRDV; encoded by the coding sequence ATGGAGCTTGAAGATGTTGTCTTGGTAAGCGCCTGTAGAACGGCAATTGGAGAATTTCTGGGAAGCCTTAAAAATGTCCAGGCAAGAGAGCTGGCAATTACTGCCGGAGAAGAAGCCATAAAACGATCCGGTGTCCCTGCGGATCAGATTGATGAAATATGTATGGGGCAGATACTTACAGCACTTCAGGGCTCTTTGCCAGCACGTCAGGTTGCCATGAGACTGGGGCTTCCGGGCCGCAGCGGCGCTGTAACGGTAAATCAGAATTGCGCTTCGGGGATGCGTGCGCTTGAGATTGCGGCGCACAATATTATGCTGGGCAAGACGGAAATCGCTTTAATTGTTGCGGTAGAAAGTATGACAAATGCTCCATATATTATGACCAAAGGAAGACAAGGCTATAAAATGGGCCCCGGTAGAATTGAAGATCATATGTATCATGACGCTTTGGTTGATGAACTGGTTCCTGGGCATGTGGGGATAACCGCCGAAAATATTGGTGAGAGATACAAAATCGCACGTAAAGAATGTGATGAATTGGCTGTAATGAGCCATGAAAGAGCAGTGACTGCTATTGATGAAGGCAGGTTTAAAAGAGAAATCGTTCCCGTAAAAATAAAATCCAAAAAAGGATCAACCTTTTTTGATACCGACGAGCATGTGGACAGAAACGCTACTATAGAAGGTATGTCTAAATTGCGTCCCGCCTTTAAAGAAAACGGTGTGGTTACTATTGGAAATGTTTCCGGCATTTGCGATGGAGCGGCTGCTACAGTAATTATGTCAAAGAAGAAGGCAAAAGAGCTTGGAATTAAGCCTTTGATGAAGCTTGTTAATGTATGCACTAAAGGCGTTGCTCCTGAAATAATGGGGCTTGGGCCGGCGGTTGCAATTCCAAGATGCCTTGGTCAGGCAGGTATGAAATTTGAGGATATCGACTATTGGGAACTCAATGAAGCCTTTGCTGTGCAAATACTTGGCGTGAAACGGATGCTTGAAAAAGACTACAGTATCAAATTTGATATAGAAAAGCATAATCATAACGGGTCCGGCATATCATTAGGCCACCCGGTGGGATGCACGGGGCTTCGGCTTATCGTAACATTATATTATGAAATGGAAAGGCTGGGTTTAACCACCGGCGGAGCATCGCTTTGTGTCGGCGGAGGCCCTGCTATGGCTTCTTTATGGACAAGAGATGTATAG
- a CDS encoding enoyl-CoA hydratase/isomerase family protein — MYKDNNGNTPVLIEKYKNLLSIVLNRPKVLNSLNHEMVKSIKTAIDKAKEDNSIRAVLFYGAGTRGFCAGADIKAMARNIREGNINKCLQFLEAEYALDFEISRFPKPVIVLADGITMGGGLGLSAGADIVLATERTRTAMPETRIGFFPDVGATGWMYDKCLSGYPEFLGLTGYELAGAECVRVGFATHLLNTQNLSLVPQLLKNLSTELSLNKPKALDQIISLLDPLLNKDIPQNPEMDAWVKTYFEGKISIAQILEDLRACSLFNDLCEGVSQRLLERSPTALTITLQLLHLNKGRPLENVYKTDLKAASFILSHPDYIEGIRARLIDKDDQPKWQPESIEKIGTIDFLNSISFF; from the coding sequence ATGTATAAAGACAACAATGGCAATACTCCGGTTCTTATCGAAAAATACAAGAATTTGCTTTCAATTGTGTTAAACAGGCCAAAAGTTTTAAACAGCCTTAACCATGAGATGGTTAAATCGATTAAAACGGCCATTGATAAAGCAAAAGAGGATAACTCTATTCGAGCAGTTCTCTTTTATGGAGCTGGAACCCGGGGGTTCTGTGCAGGTGCGGATATTAAAGCCATGGCCCGGAATATCAGAGAAGGCAATATAAATAAATGTCTTCAGTTTCTTGAAGCAGAATATGCCCTTGATTTTGAGATCAGTCGTTTTCCAAAGCCGGTTATTGTGCTGGCTGACGGGATTACCATGGGTGGTGGGTTGGGATTGTCCGCCGGTGCCGACATTGTTCTTGCAACGGAGCGAACAAGGACTGCCATGCCGGAAACACGTATCGGTTTTTTCCCGGATGTTGGTGCCACAGGCTGGATGTATGATAAATGTCTGTCGGGATATCCCGAATTTCTTGGTCTTACAGGATATGAACTGGCCGGCGCAGAATGTGTACGAGTAGGTTTTGCCACACATCTGCTTAATACCCAAAATTTATCACTGGTTCCCCAATTATTAAAAAACCTTTCCACAGAACTATCGCTGAATAAACCCAAAGCTTTAGATCAGATCATTTCACTTCTTGACCCATTATTAAATAAAGACATCCCTCAAAACCCCGAAATGGACGCCTGGGTAAAAACTTATTTTGAAGGTAAAATATCCATAGCACAAATACTTGAAGATTTAAGGGCATGCAGTCTATTTAATGATCTTTGCGAGGGTGTTTCTCAAAGGCTTTTGGAACGCTCACCCACAGCCCTTACAATAACCCTGCAACTTCTTCATCTAAATAAAGGACGGCCGTTAGAAAACGTATACAAAACAGACCTCAAGGCGGCAAGTTTCATTTTATCTCATCCCGATTATATAGAAGGCATACGGGCCCGCCTTATCGACAAGGATGACCAGCCCAAATGGCAGCCGGAAAGCATTGAAAAAATAGGCACCATTGATTTTCTAAACTCCATTTCGTTCTTTTAA
- a CDS encoding RluA family pseudouridine synthase: MVKSKIKIRTKHMPAGIKILYEDRDIIVIDKSAGLLSVKANYEAEHTAHHLLTNYVRKGNPKARINLFVVHRLDRDTSGVLIFAKSLEIREKFAAQWKNVEKKYIALVYGNLTEKSGIIESYLAEGDDYKMRSVSNPQEGKLARTKYKVIKESKNYSLLEIDLLTGKKNQIRAHLSEKGHPIVGDVKYRKNPTKGRLALHAFSISFKHPFNNEEMMFETKIPVYFLTYFKL, encoded by the coding sequence ATGGTTAAATCAAAAATAAAAATAAGAACCAAACATATGCCCGCAGGCATCAAGATTCTTTATGAGGATCGGGATATAATAGTGATTGATAAGAGTGCAGGGCTGTTAAGTGTTAAAGCCAATTACGAAGCAGAACATACTGCTCATCATTTGCTTACAAATTATGTAAGAAAAGGTAACCCAAAGGCAAGAATCAATCTGTTTGTTGTTCACCGCCTGGATCGTGATACTTCCGGAGTGTTGATTTTTGCTAAAAGTTTGGAGATTCGTGAGAAATTTGCAGCACAATGGAAAAACGTAGAAAAAAAATACATAGCTTTAGTATATGGTAATTTGACAGAAAAAAGCGGCATTATAGAGTCTTATCTTGCTGAAGGTGATGATTATAAAATGCGGTCTGTTAGTAATCCACAAGAGGGAAAGCTTGCCAGAACCAAATATAAGGTAATAAAAGAGTCTAAAAATTATAGCCTTTTGGAAATCGATCTTTTGACTGGTAAAAAAAATCAAATCCGTGCTCACTTGTCCGAAAAAGGGCATCCGATTGTCGGTGATGTAAAATATAGAAAGAATCCTACAAAGGGTCGTTTAGCTTTACATGCGTTTTCGATTAGCTTTAAACACCCGTTTAATAATGAAGAAATGATGTTTGAAACAAAAATTCCGGTGTATTTTTTGACTTATTTTAAGCTGTAA
- a CDS encoding tetratricopeptide repeat protein has product MDKQEKLEKAKLCSNEGLNHALKQEHDMALGNFNKAFLLFKELGEKLYAALQLGNIGSVYRNMEEYNLSLEEYHKALPLFEEIGHKEGIADQFTNIAYIHAMKGETKEALEYFKKALPLYEEMGSEQKCEFTKQNIKALE; this is encoded by the coding sequence ATGGATAAACAGGAAAAGCTTGAAAAAGCAAAACTTTGTTCAAATGAAGGCCTGAATCATGCTTTAAAACAAGAGCATGATATGGCTCTTGGTAATTTTAATAAAGCCTTTCTTTTATTCAAAGAGCTTGGCGAAAAGCTTTATGCAGCCTTACAACTGGGAAATATCGGGTCGGTTTACAGAAACATGGAGGAGTATAACCTGTCTCTCGAAGAATATCATAAGGCATTGCCCCTTTTTGAGGAAATCGGACATAAGGAAGGAATTGCGGATCAATTCACAAATATCGCCTATATACATGCCATGAAGGGAGAAACAAAAGAGGCGCTGGAGTATTTCAAAAAAGCTTTGCCATTGTATGAAGAAATGGGAAGCGAACAAAAATGCGAATTTACAAAGCAGAATATTAAAGCACTGGAATAA
- a CDS encoding DUF4037 domain-containing protein, which yields MKGLELCRRYYDQIYRPAIEKGFGDRIKKMAFGLVGEGSECYGFDDEISQDHDFGPRVMIWLTPADFGEFGEKLQEALSKLPKQFLGYEGVNTSQYGEGREGVFTIPGFYTRFIGMDHPPETISEWRLLPEVNLSIATNGEVFCDPLKEFTKFRNALLAGYPEDQRLKMMAARCMKMAQSGQYNYDRSIKRSEFVAAQMAVAEFTDTATSMIYLMNNRYKPFYKWMHKGLKALPVLGEQSYNLLAALATSGSFKENVRSIETLCGLIINQLRDMGLTDSPSDFLLDHGPQIQQKIQDENLQMMVPWAD from the coding sequence ATGAAAGGACTTGAACTTTGCCGCAGGTATTATGATCAGATATACAGACCTGCAATTGAAAAAGGTTTCGGGGATCGTATAAAAAAGATGGCATTCGGGCTTGTGGGTGAAGGCTCGGAATGCTATGGTTTTGATGATGAAATTTCGCAGGATCACGATTTCGGGCCGCGTGTCATGATCTGGCTTACGCCTGCCGATTTCGGGGAATTTGGTGAAAAGCTTCAGGAAGCGCTGTCGAAACTACCCAAGCAATTTTTGGGGTATGAGGGGGTAAATACCAGCCAATATGGTGAAGGACGCGAGGGCGTATTTACCATTCCGGGATTTTATACAAGATTTATCGGAATGGATCATCCGCCGGAAACCATCAGCGAATGGCGCCTTCTGCCGGAGGTAAACCTTTCAATTGCCACAAACGGGGAGGTTTTTTGCGACCCGTTGAAAGAGTTCACAAAGTTTCGAAATGCATTGCTTGCCGGATATCCTGAGGATCAGAGGCTTAAGATGATGGCTGCGCGCTGCATGAAGATGGCGCAGTCCGGCCAGTATAATTATGACCGCAGTATCAAAAGAAGCGAATTTGTCGCAGCTCAAATGGCCGTTGCCGAGTTTACCGACACAGCTACCTCCATGATATACTTAATGAACAACAGGTATAAGCCCTTTTATAAATGGATGCACAAAGGTCTTAAGGCTTTGCCGGTATTAGGAGAACAAAGCTACAATTTACTTGCCGCTCTTGCAACTTCAGGCTCATTTAAAGAAAATGTTCGCAGTATTGAAACTCTTTGCGGCTTGATAATAAACCAGCTGAGGGATATGGGACTTACTGATTCACCATCCGATTTCCTTTTAGACCACGGGCCCCAAATCCAGCAGAAAATACAAGATGAGAATCTCCAGATGATGGTACCCTGGGCTGATTAG
- a CDS encoding DUF4125 family protein: MEREELIKSILEIEWEMFTKVQNADERASCQDNKPIFMVMRKAQADTWGMDTLASYLNDLKVAKENQINLMTIKYARMMEITFPEEYEAIKNQLPPVTPKARELVDEIAKYYFKWSIEASGKYPMLFSLGRPITATGSGTGNHSASIDNYLQSELLTYSEATLELFLKDTLEAVDKDVNLSLEILKYTAKSYGFETLEAIEIKLSGN; the protein is encoded by the coding sequence ATGGAACGCGAGGAATTAATAAAAAGTATACTTGAGATTGAATGGGAAATGTTTACAAAAGTTCAAAATGCCGATGAGCGGGCCTCTTGTCAGGATAACAAACCGATCTTTATGGTAATGCGAAAGGCACAGGCCGATACATGGGGCATGGATACACTGGCCAGCTACTTAAATGATCTGAAAGTCGCGAAAGAAAATCAAATAAACCTGATGACGATAAAATACGCACGAATGATGGAAATAACCTTCCCTGAAGAATATGAAGCTATCAAAAACCAGCTTCCGCCTGTAACACCCAAGGCTCGTGAACTTGTTGATGAGATCGCGAAATATTATTTTAAATGGTCTATAGAGGCGTCCGGCAAATATCCAATGCTTTTTTCGCTTGGGCGTCCGATAACTGCAACAGGCAGTGGTACAGGAAATCATTCCGCTTCAATTGACAACTATTTACAAAGTGAGCTGCTTACCTACTCCGAGGCTACGCTTGAACTATTCCTTAAAGATACCCTTGAGGCAGTAGATAAGGATGTAAATCTTTCTCTCGAAATATTAAAATACACAGCTAAAAGCTATGGCTTCGAGACACTGGAAGCAATTGAGATAAAATTGTCCGGTAATTGA
- a CDS encoding rhodanese-like domain-containing protein, translated as MRIKTLKQLLCIFMITLIAGLASNIFRADKIPFFENWTEKIKHASLSGENLEISLEKAIQLFRQNAAIFMDARSLEEYNEGHIKGAISFPYMEVDSKFVEIMSEIPEDSVIITYCDGKTCELSIDLADFLRNTGYKKVWAISNGWTLWQQNRLPVESVN; from the coding sequence ATGCGTATAAAAACATTAAAGCAGCTATTGTGTATTTTCATGATCACACTCATTGCCGGACTTGCATCAAACATCTTCCGGGCTGATAAAATACCATTTTTTGAAAACTGGACTGAAAAAATTAAACATGCAAGTTTGTCCGGAGAAAATCTTGAAATCTCTCTTGAGAAAGCAATTCAGCTCTTTAGACAAAACGCTGCTATATTTATGGATGCGCGTTCTTTGGAAGAATATAATGAAGGCCATATAAAAGGAGCTATAAGCTTTCCTTATATGGAAGTAGACTCCAAGTTTGTGGAAATAATGTCTGAAATTCCTGAAGACAGTGTTATTATTACTTACTGTGACGGAAAAACTTGTGAGCTAAGTATTGATCTGGCGGATTTTCTTCGCAACACGGGATATAAAAAGGTTTGGGCTATTTCAAACGGCTGGACGTTATGGCAACAAAACAGACTTCCCGTTGAAAGTGTGAATTAA
- a CDS encoding DoxX family membrane protein: MREEFRQKISHYLYHCARIVLGIVFIYASYDKILHPEAFAKIILNYQILPDELINLTAIFLPWLELVTGCLLLSGVWMPGSVFICNTLLIIFFCTLIYNKIRGIDINCGCFSTSPESSSYTSVYMVRDAIFVLIANYLFFKVYIKNRIR; encoded by the coding sequence ATGAGAGAAGAATTCAGACAAAAAATCTCACACTATCTTTACCACTGCGCAAGAATTGTGCTTGGCATAGTGTTTATTTATGCAAGCTACGACAAAATTCTCCACCCCGAAGCCTTTGCTAAAATTATCCTTAACTATCAAATCCTTCCGGATGAACTTATAAATTTAACAGCAATATTTTTACCCTGGCTTGAACTTGTTACAGGCTGTCTTCTTTTATCAGGTGTATGGATGCCGGGTTCTGTTTTTATATGCAACACGCTTTTAATAATATTTTTTTGTACACTCATATACAATAAAATCCGCGGAATTGATATAAACTGCGGCTGCTTTTCTACAAGCCCGGAAAGTAGTTCTTATACAAGTGTTTATATGGTTAGAGATGCTATTTTTGTTTTGATCGCTAATTATCTTTTTTTCAAAGTTTATATTAAGAATAGAATAAGATAG
- a CDS encoding DUF3147 family protein — MQILLKVILSVAIILAATAVGKKLPSIAGLVGVMPLTGALVLIWMYIENKGDPEIMQDFAKGALWGILPSILFFLVALLCLKKQLPLPVIIVSSFGAWLGAAFIHQWFLK, encoded by the coding sequence ATGCAAATCTTGCTAAAAGTAATTTTAAGTGTAGCCATAATTCTTGCCGCTACAGCGGTTGGGAAGAAGCTGCCGTCGATCGCCGGTCTTGTGGGAGTTATGCCCCTGACCGGGGCTTTGGTTTTAATCTGGATGTATATTGAAAACAAGGGTGACCCTGAAATCATGCAAGACTTTGCCAAAGGAGCCCTTTGGGGAATACTGCCCAGCATTCTTTTCTTCCTGGTAGCACTCTTATGTCTCAAAAAACAGCTTCCGCTGCCTGTAATTATAGTCTCAAGCTTTGGAGCCTGGCTCGGGGCAGCGTTTATTCATCAGTGGTTTCTGAAATAA
- the hisD gene encoding histidinol dehydrogenase has translation MKIFEYPSKPAEARLASIINRGLSFSRKDYNAVNKILDDVRKNGDGALINYARRFDSPAINTESIKVSKKEIDSALKKTSKAFNASLKRAVSQIRSFHMQQVRLSWIDNERNGAFLGQIINPVDAAGIYVPGGKEGKTPLVSSVLMGAIPAKIAGVSRVVMVTPSTKDGSINPHLLVAAKTVGVDEIYKVGSAWAIAALAYGTETIPKVDVIVGPGNMYVTLAKKIVSGTVGIDMTAGPSEILIIADQSAIPEYAAADLLSQAEHDPLASAMLVTDSKKIAKAVLSALNDQLNKLERREIAEKSLLKYGAIIVVPDILAAIELSNRIAPEHLELQVNNPFEYIGKIKNAGAVFLGNYTPEPVGDYIAGPNHVLPTAGTARFSSALSVDNFIKKTSLISYTKEAFFREAKDIIMLAETEGLGAHAGSVKIRLKEAKRNVKSKKQ, from the coding sequence ATGAAAATATTTGAATATCCTTCAAAACCGGCTGAAGCAAGGCTTGCGTCTATCATTAACAGGGGGCTTTCTTTCAGCCGCAAGGATTATAATGCTGTAAACAAAATATTAGATGATGTCAGAAAAAACGGGGACGGCGCGCTTATTAATTATGCCAGGCGTTTTGATTCTCCGGCAATAAATACAGAGTCTATTAAGGTTAGCAAGAAGGAAATTGATTCCGCTTTAAAAAAAACATCAAAGGCTTTTAATGCTTCTTTGAAACGAGCCGTTTCCCAGATAAGATCTTTTCACATGCAGCAAGTAAGATTGTCCTGGATAGATAATGAAAGAAACGGTGCTTTTCTCGGACAGATTATTAATCCGGTAGATGCTGCCGGAATATATGTACCGGGAGGAAAAGAAGGAAAAACCCCGCTTGTTTCATCCGTTCTGATGGGAGCTATACCTGCAAAGATTGCCGGTGTGAGCCGGGTTGTAATGGTTACCCCCTCAACAAAAGACGGCAGCATTAATCCTCATCTTCTTGTTGCGGCAAAGACAGTTGGTGTTGATGAAATATATAAGGTAGGAAGCGCCTGGGCAATTGCAGCACTTGCTTATGGTACGGAAACGATACCAAAGGTTGATGTCATTGTCGGTCCCGGAAATATGTATGTAACACTTGCCAAAAAAATTGTTTCCGGAACTGTTGGGATTGATATGACAGCAGGGCCAAGTGAGATTCTAATCATTGCAGACCAGAGTGCAATTCCCGAATATGCTGCCGCTGATTTGCTTTCCCAGGCTGAACATGATCCGCTTGCATCGGCAATGCTTGTTACCGATTCCAAGAAAATAGCAAAAGCAGTTCTTTCGGCTTTAAATGATCAGCTAAATAAGCTTGAACGACGAGAGATTGCCGAAAAATCTCTTTTAAAATATGGTGCTATAATTGTTGTTCCTGATATTTTAGCTGCCATAGAGCTATCAAACAGAATTGCACCAGAACACCTTGAACTTCAGGTAAACAATCCTTTTGAATATATTGGTAAGATAAAAAATGCAGGTGCCGTATTTCTTGGAAATTACACTCCTGAGCCTGTAGGTGATTATATTGCAGGGCCTAACCATGTACTTCCCACAGCAGGAACGGCAAGATTTTCATCCGCTCTTTCTGTTGATAATTTTATAAAAAAGACAAGTCTTATAAGTTACACAAAGGAAGCATTCTTCAGGGAAGCAAAAGATATTATAATGCTTGCCGAAACAGAAGGACTGGGCGCGCATGCCGGTTCGGTGAAGATTCGGCTTAAAGAAGCGAAAAGAAATGTTAAATCAAAGAAACAATGA
- a CDS encoding helix-turn-helix transcriptional regulator: protein MNNKILHKPAKAIIEISSATMEIQNFYEFPQAIESIISKYIPLDWMSMYSNASDGIKTITNPSLSFNWNTLYSQTATYDYFGACVQQLNHGDFLINQDVIDPASEEQSRSLEFAKKHTGTNYFMGLMGFKSQKQFHAYGFYREDIKKPFTSEDKVFFSYLSPLFVSISNTLLLYLQNDFMRAGLDYLMSGEPIKPLIFNKTLKAVEIPKKTLKLLSEAFGKSNCARLPIEIVQWINTVIAPRGYIEPNTGPWLFRRDLDGKILVCKAYVLLTPGKRLYLMIKTKFIHSTVDFSMLKEKQLTKREIEMLEYLPKGYTNNQIAKVMGIKEVSVKKYIKNVAMKLGASGKTETLYRALIEKNLRE, encoded by the coding sequence ATGAACAATAAAATATTGCATAAACCTGCAAAAGCTATAATAGAAATATCTTCTGCGACAATGGAGATACAGAATTTTTATGAATTTCCCCAAGCCATTGAGTCTATAATTTCAAAATACATACCGCTTGACTGGATGTCTATGTACAGTAATGCATCCGATGGAATCAAAACAATTACTAACCCCAGCCTTTCATTTAACTGGAACACCCTTTATTCACAGACTGCCACTTACGATTATTTCGGGGCCTGCGTACAACAATTGAATCACGGAGATTTTCTTATAAATCAAGATGTAATAGATCCTGCCAGCGAAGAGCAAAGCCGCAGTCTGGAATTTGCAAAAAAACATACCGGTACAAATTATTTTATGGGCTTAATGGGATTCAAAAGTCAAAAGCAATTTCATGCATATGGATTTTATCGTGAGGATATAAAAAAGCCTTTTACCAGTGAGGATAAGGTTTTTTTCAGTTATTTGAGCCCACTGTTTGTTTCTATCTCAAATACTTTGCTTTTATATCTCCAGAATGACTTTATGCGTGCCGGCCTTGACTACCTGATGTCAGGAGAGCCCATCAAACCGCTTATTTTTAATAAGACGCTTAAAGCAGTTGAAATACCTAAGAAAACACTTAAACTGCTTTCCGAAGCTTTTGGTAAATCAAATTGCGCCAGGCTTCCTATAGAGATCGTTCAATGGATTAATACTGTAATAGCTCCTCGCGGTTATATCGAGCCTAATACCGGCCCATGGCTCTTCAGGCGGGATTTGGACGGAAAAATACTTGTATGCAAAGCCTATGTGCTATTAACTCCGGGCAAAAGACTTTATCTTATGATTAAGACAAAGTTTATACACAGTACTGTAGACTTTTCCATGCTAAAAGAAAAACAATTAACTAAAAGAGAGATTGAGATGCTTGAATACTTACCCAAAGGCTATACAAACAATCAAATCGCAAAAGTCATGGGTATAAAAGAAGTAAGCGTGAAAAAGTATATTAAAAATGTAGCCATGAAACTCGGAGCCAGCGGAAAAACAGAAACACTTTACAGGGCGTTGATAGAAAAAAATTTAAGGGAATAA
- a CDS encoding leucyl aminopeptidase: protein MLHLITGDLNKLKADAVIIPVSEDAQLFENETIKSLIRKTETAVEFKGAKGDELTLYDLPEIKSQRVIFLGLGKLKKIDPESFRSVCGKSVKKCMKDKLKEIIIAVPSSEKLGMEVKDIIESMAEGAFLGNHIFDKYKIEKKHTPLKKVGFFVKQQFQKKYSALLTQVEIVCSGTILAREWVSTPSNDKVPDMLAKDIALAAKKDALKITTFDEKKLKQLGFGTLLAVAKGSQNKPRLLILEYSPKGATKTVALIGKGITFDSGGINLKPAGSLEDMKMDMSGAATVAATLISAARLKSKIKIIGAIPIAENMPSGDATRPGDIVKSYAGKTIEINNTDAEGRLILVDTISYILKTYKPETLIDVATLTGACVIALGEKIAGVFSSDDELADSIIKSSNKTYERCWQLPLPEDYKEYLKSDFADISNMSTSRWGGAITAALFLSEFTNNTKWAHIDIAGPAYTKKATDYCTIGGTGFGVRLLCDLLTRL from the coding sequence ATGCTTCATTTAATAACAGGCGATCTTAATAAGCTTAAGGCAGATGCTGTAATTATTCCGGTATCCGAAGATGCACAATTATTTGAGAATGAAACAATCAAATCGCTTATAAGAAAAACCGAAACTGCCGTGGAGTTTAAAGGTGCAAAGGGTGATGAATTAACACTTTACGATTTGCCTGAAATAAAATCTCAAAGAGTAATCTTTTTAGGACTTGGAAAATTAAAAAAGATTGATCCGGAATCTTTTCGCTCTGTTTGCGGCAAATCCGTAAAAAAATGCATGAAGGATAAACTTAAAGAAATTATAATTGCGGTACCTTCTTCAGAAAAACTTGGTATGGAAGTAAAAGACATTATTGAATCTATGGCAGAAGGCGCTTTTTTGGGAAACCATATTTTTGATAAATATAAAATAGAGAAAAAGCATACGCCTTTAAAAAAAGTTGGTTTTTTTGTTAAACAGCAATTTCAAAAAAAATATTCAGCCTTGCTCACGCAGGTTGAAATTGTTTGCAGCGGAACCATTCTTGCCAGAGAATGGGTAAGCACTCCTTCAAACGATAAAGTACCCGACATGCTTGCAAAAGATATTGCTTTGGCAGCAAAAAAAGATGCTCTTAAAATAACAACTTTTGATGAAAAAAAACTTAAGCAACTTGGTTTTGGCACTTTGCTTGCGGTTGCCAAAGGAAGCCAAAACAAACCCCGGCTTCTTATTCTGGAATACTCCCCTAAAGGTGCAACAAAGACCGTAGCCCTTATAGGCAAAGGAATTACTTTCGATTCGGGCGGTATAAACTTAAAACCTGCCGGATCTCTTGAAGATATGAAAATGGATATGTCCGGAGCTGCAACAGTTGCAGCAACTCTCATTTCTGCGGCAAGATTAAAATCTAAAATTAAAATAATCGGGGCAATTCCCATTGCTGAAAATATGCCTTCAGGAGATGCAACAAGGCCAGGCGATATTGTAAAAAGCTATGCAGGCAAAACTATAGAAATAAATAATACGGATGCAGAAGGCAGGTTGATACTTGTCGATACTATTTCTTACATATTAAAAACATACAAACCTGAAACTCTGATTGATGTAGCCACACTAACCGGTGCTTGTGTTATTGCACTAGGAGAAAAAATTGCGGGAGTCTTTTCATCAGATGATGAACTTGCGGATTCAATAATTAAATCTTCCAACAAAACTTATGAACGTTGCTGGCAGCTACCGCTTCCTGAAGATTACAAAGAATACTTAAAAAGCGATTTTGCCGATATCAGTAATATGAGCACATCAAGATGGGGTGGTGCAATAACAGCAGCTTTGTTTTTATCCGAATTTACAAACAACACAAAATGGGCACATATTGATATTGCCGGCCCGGCATATACTAAAAAGGCAACAGATTATTGCACAATCGGCGGCACAGGATTCGGGGTTCGACTCCTGTGCGACCTGTTGACAAGGCTGTAA
- a CDS encoding ribbon-helix-helix domain-containing protein: MRTIQMTLDDDLVAAVDMVAKKLKTTRSAFTRKALRDALKQVNIEELENKHKKGYERYPSGKTEFSVWESEQEWGD; this comes from the coding sequence ATGAGAACAATTCAAATGACCTTAGATGATGACCTGGTGGCAGCTGTTGATATGGTTGCTAAAAAACTAAAAACAACGCGTTCTGCTTTTACCCGAAAAGCATTGAGGGATGCTCTCAAACAGGTAAACATAGAAGAGCTTGAAAATAAACACAAAAAAGGATACGAGCGTTATCCGTCCGGAAAAACGGAATTTAGCGTATGGGAATCAGAGCAGGAATGGGGTGATTAA